One stretch of Schlesneria sp. DSM 10557 DNA includes these proteins:
- the ppdK gene encoding pyruvate, phosphate dikinase, with the protein MSTKYVYFFGDGQADGDSSMKTLLGGKGANLAEMVRIGLPVPAGFTLTTEVCTYYYANNRTFPPELKQQVLDALKKVEKSMGAEFGSATNPLLFSCRSGARESMPGMMDTVLNIGLNDTTVVALAKQTGNERSAWDSYRRFVQMYGDVVLELKPKDKTEGDPFEVALEHKREKAGVKEDSQLSVEQLKELVAEFKQLIKTRAGKDFPTDPMEQVWGAIGAVFGSWMNDRAMVYRRTYGIPHEWGTAANVQAMVFGNLGDDCATGVGLTRDCALGTPGFCGDYLINAQGEDVVAGIRTPKRIEETLASDMPESYKQLNEIGKKLEKHYKEVQDIEFTIQRGKVYMLQTRNAKRTGFAAVRIAVDLVNEGLITEQEALQKRRIPADDLAQLLQPIFDPASKATATKEGRFLAKGINAGPGAASGVICLFADEAEQFHEKNPNTDIILVRKETSPEDLRGMKAAKGILTATGGASSHAALVSRQMGKACIVGCSAIEVDYTTNTINVGGKTLKSGDFISMDGFTGEVFEGKVQTKPSEVIQVLVQKTLKPEESETYQRYAQLMGWVDKHRKLRVRTNADTPNQADEAIAFGAEGIGLCRTEHMFFDHLDEIRHMIVAETKESREEALAKLLPFQREDFAGLFRSMNGRPVTIRLLDPPLHEFLSDRHLEEQPDLAQKLASWTNSTVDAVKRRVGELHEANPMLGHRGCRLGIVYPEITAMQARAIFEAAVKVKKEGINVVPEVMVPLAGFLTEFKHQEKIIRAAAEAVFKETGTTLEYLVGTMIEVPRAAVRADQIASAAEFFSFGTNDLTQTTLAISRDDYGPFIGYYREHDIIPSDPFQTIDQEGVGDIMKIGVERGRSSRADLKIGICGEHGGDPASVMFCHDIGLNYVSCSPRRVPVAKLAAAQQALAAGK; encoded by the coding sequence ATGTCGACCAAGTACGTGTATTTTTTCGGCGACGGTCAGGCCGACGGTGACTCATCAATGAAAACCCTGCTGGGAGGCAAGGGTGCGAATCTGGCCGAAATGGTTCGTATCGGCCTGCCCGTTCCCGCTGGTTTCACCCTGACCACCGAAGTCTGCACCTACTACTACGCGAACAACAGGACGTTTCCACCCGAGCTGAAGCAGCAGGTCCTGGACGCTCTCAAGAAAGTCGAAAAATCCATGGGTGCAGAGTTCGGCTCTGCCACCAACCCATTGCTGTTCTCATGCCGCTCCGGTGCCCGGGAATCGATGCCAGGGATGATGGACACGGTGTTGAACATCGGCCTCAACGACACGACCGTTGTCGCTCTGGCCAAGCAGACCGGCAACGAACGATCCGCCTGGGACAGCTACCGTCGCTTCGTACAGATGTACGGCGACGTCGTGCTCGAGCTGAAGCCAAAAGACAAGACCGAAGGGGATCCGTTTGAAGTCGCTCTCGAACACAAGCGAGAAAAGGCCGGCGTCAAGGAAGATTCACAGTTGTCGGTCGAACAGCTCAAAGAGTTGGTCGCTGAATTCAAGCAACTGATCAAGACCCGCGCTGGCAAAGACTTCCCCACCGATCCGATGGAACAGGTCTGGGGTGCGATCGGTGCCGTGTTTGGCAGCTGGATGAACGATCGCGCCATGGTGTATCGCCGAACATACGGCATCCCTCACGAATGGGGTACGGCCGCCAACGTTCAAGCGATGGTCTTCGGTAACCTGGGTGACGATTGCGCTACCGGCGTCGGACTGACCCGCGACTGTGCTCTGGGAACCCCCGGCTTCTGCGGTGATTATCTGATCAACGCACAGGGTGAAGACGTTGTCGCAGGGATTCGTACTCCAAAGCGAATCGAAGAAACCCTCGCCAGCGATATGCCAGAGTCGTACAAGCAATTGAACGAAATCGGCAAGAAGCTCGAAAAGCACTACAAAGAAGTGCAGGACATCGAGTTCACCATTCAGCGTGGCAAGGTCTACATGCTTCAGACCCGAAACGCCAAGCGAACCGGTTTCGCAGCGGTTCGTATCGCTGTTGACCTCGTCAACGAAGGTCTGATCACCGAGCAGGAAGCACTGCAGAAACGCCGTATTCCCGCTGACGACCTTGCACAGCTGCTGCAGCCCATCTTCGATCCCGCCTCGAAGGCCACGGCCACCAAGGAAGGCCGCTTCCTGGCGAAGGGAATCAACGCCGGTCCTGGCGCTGCTTCCGGGGTGATCTGCCTGTTCGCAGACGAAGCCGAACAGTTCCACGAGAAGAACCCGAACACGGACATCATTCTCGTCCGTAAAGAAACCAGCCCCGAAGATTTGCGCGGGATGAAGGCCGCGAAGGGGATTTTGACTGCAACCGGTGGTGCCAGCTCACACGCTGCACTGGTCAGCCGTCAGATGGGTAAGGCCTGTATCGTCGGCTGCTCGGCCATTGAAGTGGATTACACCACCAACACGATCAACGTTGGCGGCAAGACCCTGAAATCGGGCGACTTCATCTCGATGGACGGCTTCACCGGCGAAGTCTTCGAAGGCAAGGTGCAAACCAAGCCAAGCGAAGTAATTCAGGTACTCGTCCAGAAGACACTGAAGCCAGAAGAATCCGAAACCTACCAGCGGTACGCACAGCTCATGGGCTGGGTCGACAAGCACCGCAAGCTGCGAGTGCGAACCAATGCCGATACCCCCAACCAGGCCGACGAAGCCATCGCCTTCGGTGCCGAAGGGATTGGACTTTGCCGTACGGAGCACATGTTCTTCGATCACCTTGACGAAATCCGTCACATGATCGTGGCAGAAACCAAGGAATCCCGCGAAGAAGCTCTCGCCAAGCTGCTGCCATTCCAGCGGGAAGACTTCGCCGGATTGTTCCGCAGCATGAACGGTCGTCCCGTGACGATCCGTCTGCTCGATCCTCCACTGCACGAGTTCCTCTCTGACCGTCACCTGGAAGAACAGCCCGACCTGGCTCAGAAACTGGCGAGCTGGACCAACAGCACGGTCGACGCTGTAAAGCGACGCGTGGGCGAGTTGCACGAAGCCAACCCGATGCTGGGTCACCGCGGTTGCCGTCTGGGAATCGTCTATCCGGAAATTACCGCGATGCAGGCTCGGGCGATCTTCGAAGCCGCTGTCAAGGTGAAGAAGGAAGGAATCAACGTTGTTCCCGAAGTCATGGTTCCGCTCGCCGGTTTCCTGACCGAGTTCAAGCACCAGGAAAAGATCATCCGCGCTGCCGCAGAAGCGGTCTTCAAGGAAACCGGCACCACGCTGGAATACCTCGTCGGCACGATGATCGAAGTTCCACGAGCTGCCGTTCGGGCCGATCAGATCGCTTCCGCTGCTGAGTTCTTCAGCTTTGGAACCAACGACCTGACCCAGACCACTCTGGCAATCAGCCGCGATGACTACGGTCCGTTCATCGGTTACTACCGTGAACACGACATCATTCCAAGCGATCCGTTCCAGACGATCGATCAGGAAGGTGTCGGGGATATCATGAAGATTGGTGTCGAACGGGGTCGTTCGTCACGAGCAGACCTGAAGATTGGTATCTGTGGTGAACACGGTGGTGATCCCGCTTCCGTCATGTTCTGCCACGATATCGGTTTGAACTATGTCAGTTGCTCGCCACGTCGCGTTCCCGTCGCGAAGCTGGCTGCCGCTCAACAAGCTCTCGCTGCCGGAAAGTAA
- the ltrA gene encoding group II intron reverse transcriptase/maturase yields MERICDRDNLNRAYRKVKANKGAPGVDGMTLDDLAAWIATHKNTLIASLLEGRYQPQPVRGVQIPKPGGGMRQLGIPTVVDRLVQQAILQVLEPLFDPTFSNSSYGFRPGRSAHQALAAAQQYVAEGRLIVVDMDLEKFFDRVNHDILMGRLARRVPDKRLLRIIRRFLEAGLMQDGACLARQEGTPQGGPLSPLLANLLLDDLDRELERRGHKFCRYADDCNIYVRTKAAGERVLASLTTFLETHLRLRVNRDKSAAAYILDRKFLGHRLLPGGKLGVAPQSLARARQKVRELTKRNRGVSLRRMVTELNSFLTGWVTYYRHAQCRSHLERLDEWIRHRLRCVQLKQRKRAKPISDFLISCGVPRYLAWILANSGKGWWRMAGSPPAQHAMSIDWFHRLGLVFLTQRHADLQPS; encoded by the coding sequence ATGGAAAGGATTTGTGACCGAGACAATCTCAATCGAGCCTATCGCAAAGTGAAAGCGAACAAGGGTGCCCCAGGCGTCGATGGGATGACCCTCGACGATTTGGCCGCCTGGATTGCGACTCACAAGAACACGCTGATCGCCTCGCTCCTGGAAGGACGATACCAGCCCCAACCGGTGCGTGGAGTGCAAATTCCGAAGCCGGGAGGTGGAATGCGACAATTGGGCATTCCGACGGTTGTCGACCGACTCGTACAGCAAGCGATTCTGCAGGTTCTCGAACCGCTATTTGATCCGACGTTCTCGAACTCCAGCTACGGGTTCCGCCCCGGTCGCAGTGCCCACCAGGCCTTGGCCGCGGCTCAGCAATACGTGGCCGAAGGACGTCTCATCGTCGTGGATATGGACCTGGAGAAGTTCTTCGACAGGGTCAACCACGACATTCTGATGGGACGTCTGGCGCGACGCGTGCCTGATAAGCGTCTGCTTCGCATCATTCGCCGGTTCCTGGAAGCGGGGCTGATGCAAGACGGTGCCTGCCTTGCACGTCAAGAAGGGACGCCGCAAGGCGGTCCCTTGTCACCACTGCTGGCGAACTTGTTACTGGACGATCTCGACCGGGAACTGGAGCGTCGCGGGCACAAGTTCTGTCGCTATGCCGATGACTGCAACATTTACGTGCGGACAAAAGCAGCGGGAGAACGCGTGCTGGCCTCGCTCACGACATTCCTGGAAACGCATCTGCGATTGCGGGTTAACCGCGATAAATCCGCAGCAGCGTACATCCTGGACCGGAAATTCCTGGGCCACCGTCTGCTCCCGGGCGGGAAGCTGGGGGTCGCCCCTCAGAGTCTCGCACGGGCACGGCAGAAGGTGCGTGAACTGACGAAACGCAATCGAGGCGTCAGCCTCCGACGGATGGTGACCGAACTCAACTCGTTCTTGACCGGATGGGTGACATACTACCGACATGCCCAATGTCGGTCTCACCTCGAACGTCTGGATGAATGGATTCGACATCGTCTGCGCTGCGTTCAACTCAAACAGCGGAAACGTGCGAAACCGATCTCCGACTTCCTGATCTCGTGCGGAGTACCCCGGTACCTCGCGTGGATTCTGGCTAACTCGGGGAAAGGATGGTGGCGCATGGCGGGTAGCCCTCCCGCTCAACATGCCATGTCCATCGACTGGTTCCATCGTCTCGGCCTCGTCTTCCTGACCCAAAGGCACGCCGATTTACAACCATCTTAG
- a CDS encoding efflux RND transporter permease subunit gives MFSRFFIDRPIFASVLSIVITLCGGIALFTLPVTQYPEITPPTVEVSAIYPGANARVVSDTVAAPIEQQVNGVEGMMYMSSQCTNDGAYSLTVTFRQGTDLNLAQVLVQNRVALAQPILPGLVQRRGVTVKKKSPSVLMIVNLFSPDDSRDNLYLSNYATIQLRDELSRLPGVGDITFLGQRDYSMRVWIDPERLASSGLTTDDVVHAIEQQNIQVAAGQIGQPPAAKDQVFQFTMTTLGRLSEDEQFADMVLRTEADGSLIRLKDVARTELGALGYDQMCTLNSQPSVALSVYQLPGSNALGTAQLVRRKMEELKERFPGGIDYDIVYDTTPFIQESVNEVFNSLRDAVILVAVVVLVFLQGWRAAVIPLVAVPVAVVGTFAAMAAFGFSLNTLTLFGLVLAIGIVVDDAIVVVEAIERHLEEGATSREAAIRAMDEVAGPVIAVGLVLSAVFIPCIFITGIVGRFFQQFALTIAISTVISAFNSLTLSPALAVLLLKPRSPHAGEHAEGAHGHATAGGGHASGEALPRLLILMIGAWIGYASGSWVAEQLGKAGEPIFAYISPQLLTAIVGIIVAQIACGLVNRLLGWFFRWFNLGFNLVTEGYVAIVGLLLRASFVVLLGYAGFIYLTYHLFTIAPSGFIPSQDKGYLLVNVQLPDSASLDRTNRVMKRIEELAAQTHGVKDTMGIAGQSIVLGANAPNFGTVYLMLDDFHHRSDLTADHIADTLKATLEKEVPDALINLFGAPPVDGLGTAGGFKMVVEDRGDSSATALQTVSQQIVDEGSAIPGLTGLFSSFRADTPWLFIDIDRRAARSKGVSLSSLFEALQVGFGSLYVNDFNRFGRTWQVNVQSDAQFRMASKDLKRVLVRSENHELVPLAAVASVREITGPVMVIRYNLYPSAIVNVNGAAGTSSGQVIDRMNELSQNVLLPSMRAEWTELALLQLEAGNTAMFAFLLAVVLVFLVLAAQYESWSLPLAVILVVPMCLLCSVVGVLMANMDINIFTQIGFVVLVGLACKNAILIVEFARARCLAGLAPREATLEACRLRLRPIIMTSFAFILGVVPLMIGSGAGFEMRQTLGIAVFAGMLGVTLFGIFLTPVFFYVIQLMSGPPKVIAEPEVSPTSHGPHSSHPVAP, from the coding sequence ATGTTCTCGCGATTTTTTATCGATCGACCGATTTTTGCTTCGGTCCTCTCGATCGTCATTACGCTGTGCGGTGGAATCGCTCTTTTCACTCTTCCCGTGACGCAGTATCCCGAGATCACGCCCCCGACGGTCGAAGTCTCGGCAATCTATCCCGGAGCAAACGCCCGCGTGGTTTCGGATACGGTCGCCGCCCCGATTGAACAGCAGGTGAATGGTGTGGAAGGGATGATGTATATGTCATCCCAGTGCACCAACGACGGGGCGTATTCGCTGACCGTGACATTTCGACAGGGAACTGACCTGAATTTGGCACAGGTTCTGGTGCAAAATCGTGTGGCCCTGGCACAGCCGATTCTTCCGGGGCTGGTCCAGCGACGCGGCGTCACTGTGAAGAAGAAGTCTCCCAGCGTGCTGATGATCGTCAATCTGTTTTCGCCTGACGACAGTCGCGACAACCTGTATCTCAGCAACTACGCAACCATTCAGTTGCGAGACGAACTTTCGCGACTGCCCGGGGTGGGGGATATCACGTTCCTCGGACAGCGCGATTACAGCATGCGCGTCTGGATCGATCCCGAGCGACTGGCGAGTAGCGGGTTAACGACCGATGACGTCGTCCACGCGATCGAACAGCAGAACATCCAGGTCGCTGCGGGACAGATCGGCCAGCCCCCTGCGGCGAAAGACCAGGTCTTCCAGTTCACCATGACGACGCTGGGGCGTTTGTCGGAAGATGAGCAATTCGCGGACATGGTTTTGCGAACCGAGGCGGATGGGTCTCTGATTCGACTGAAGGATGTCGCACGTACGGAGCTGGGAGCGCTGGGCTACGACCAGATGTGTACTCTGAATTCGCAGCCGTCGGTCGCGTTATCCGTCTATCAATTGCCGGGATCGAATGCCCTCGGAACGGCACAGCTTGTTCGCCGCAAAATGGAGGAGCTTAAAGAACGGTTTCCTGGCGGCATTGATTACGACATCGTCTACGACACGACGCCGTTCATTCAGGAGTCTGTCAACGAAGTGTTCAACTCGTTGCGTGACGCCGTGATCCTCGTGGCCGTGGTGGTTCTTGTGTTTCTGCAGGGATGGCGTGCTGCGGTGATCCCGCTGGTCGCGGTTCCGGTTGCTGTCGTCGGTACGTTCGCGGCGATGGCCGCATTCGGCTTCAGCCTCAATACCCTGACCCTGTTCGGCCTGGTGCTGGCGATCGGGATCGTCGTCGATGATGCCATCGTCGTGGTTGAAGCCATCGAGCGGCATCTGGAGGAAGGAGCCACCTCGCGCGAGGCCGCAATTCGCGCCATGGATGAAGTGGCGGGACCCGTTATTGCAGTCGGTCTGGTGCTGAGTGCCGTGTTCATTCCCTGTATTTTCATCACGGGGATCGTCGGTCGGTTCTTCCAGCAGTTTGCATTGACGATCGCAATTTCGACAGTGATCTCAGCGTTTAACTCGTTGACACTCAGTCCGGCGTTGGCTGTGCTGCTGCTCAAGCCCCGATCTCCGCATGCCGGTGAACATGCAGAGGGGGCTCATGGTCATGCGACTGCCGGTGGAGGACACGCGTCAGGAGAGGCCCTGCCCCGACTGCTCATTCTGATGATTGGTGCCTGGATCGGATACGCTTCGGGTTCCTGGGTTGCAGAGCAACTCGGAAAGGCGGGTGAGCCGATCTTCGCTTACATCTCACCGCAGTTGCTGACAGCGATCGTGGGGATCATCGTCGCGCAGATCGCTTGCGGGCTGGTGAATCGCCTGCTGGGGTGGTTTTTCCGCTGGTTCAACCTCGGATTCAATCTGGTCACCGAAGGCTATGTCGCAATCGTGGGGCTTCTGCTCCGTGCAAGCTTCGTTGTGCTGCTGGGGTATGCTGGTTTCATCTACCTCACCTACCACCTGTTTACGATTGCGCCATCGGGTTTTATTCCCTCACAGGACAAGGGTTATCTTCTGGTCAACGTGCAGTTGCCTGATTCGGCATCGCTGGACCGGACCAACCGCGTCATGAAACGCATTGAAGAACTGGCAGCACAAACCCACGGCGTCAAAGACACGATGGGAATCGCGGGTCAATCGATCGTGCTCGGTGCCAACGCACCAAACTTCGGCACGGTTTATCTCATGCTCGATGACTTCCACCATCGCAGCGACTTGACGGCGGATCATATCGCGGACACGTTGAAAGCGACCCTCGAGAAAGAAGTTCCCGATGCGTTGATCAACCTGTTTGGTGCTCCGCCTGTGGATGGGCTGGGAACAGCCGGCGGGTTCAAAATGGTGGTCGAGGACCGCGGTGACAGCAGCGCGACCGCACTTCAGACCGTCAGTCAGCAAATCGTTGATGAAGGATCCGCGATTCCGGGGCTGACCGGGCTGTTCTCCAGTTTCCGCGCAGATACACCCTGGTTGTTCATCGACATCGATCGACGGGCTGCCCGCAGCAAAGGGGTCTCGCTTTCCTCTTTGTTTGAAGCTCTTCAGGTCGGGTTTGGTTCACTTTATGTGAATGACTTTAACCGTTTCGGTCGTACGTGGCAGGTGAATGTGCAATCGGACGCACAATTCCGAATGGCGTCCAAAGACCTGAAACGGGTTCTGGTCCGAAGCGAAAATCACGAACTCGTTCCCCTGGCGGCGGTCGCATCAGTGCGAGAAATCACGGGGCCCGTCATGGTGATTCGCTACAACCTGTACCCGTCGGCCATCGTCAACGTCAACGGGGCTGCGGGAACGAGTTCGGGTCAGGTGATCGACCGAATGAATGAACTTTCCCAAAATGTCCTGCTGCCGTCGATGCGGGCAGAGTGGACCGAACTGGCACTGCTTCAGCTCGAAGCAGGTAATACTGCAATGTTCGCCTTCCTGCTGGCGGTGGTGCTGGTCTTCCTGGTGCTGGCGGCCCAGTACGAAAGCTGGTCGCTGCCGCTGGCTGTAATTCTGGTGGTGCCGATGTGTTTGCTCTGTTCGGTTGTCGGCGTGCTGATGGCCAACATGGATATCAACATCTTCACGCAAATTGGCTTCGTGGTGCTGGTCGGTCTGGCCTGTAAGAACGCGATTCTGATTGTGGAGTTTGCCCGGGCTCGCTGCCTCGCCGGACTTGCCCCGCGTGAAGCAACACTGGAGGCGTGCCGGCTGCGGTTGCGTCCGATCATCATGACATCGTTCGCGTTCATTCTGGGGGTCGTTCCGCTGATGATCGGCAGTGGTGCCGGTTTTGAAATGCGGCAGACACTGGGGATCGCCGTGTTCGCAGGGATGCTCGGCGTCACGTTGTTCGGGATCTTCCTGACCCCTGTCTTCTTCTACGTCATTCAGTTGATGTCGGGGCCCCCGAAGGTGATCGCAGAACCCGAAGTTTCTCCCACAAGCCACGGTCCTCACAGTTCACATCCCGTAGCACCCTGA
- a CDS encoding site-specific DNA-methyltransferase, which produces MLALNTIHSLDCIEAMKGLEAGCVDLVFADPPFNIGYSYDVYKDRQAPPQYLDWSRKWISGVHHVLKPNGTFWLAIGDDYAAELKLLSQEIGFHCRSWVIWYYTFGVNCKLKFSRSHTHIFHFVKNAKNFTFNGPEIAVPSARQTVYADARANKSGRLPDDTWILRPQDLVEGLTPEEDTWYFPRVAGTFKEREGFHGCQMPEQLLGRIIKVSSNPGELVLDPFSGSATTAAVAKKLRRNFLAFDISEEYIARGLTRLAKINPGDVLDGAPEPKVSAPATPTEPVKRARAVRKKEPKNDSSLFN; this is translated from the coding sequence ATGCTCGCCTTAAATACGATCCATTCTCTTGATTGCATCGAAGCAATGAAGGGGCTGGAGGCGGGGTGCGTCGACCTTGTCTTTGCGGATCCCCCATTCAATATCGGGTACTCTTACGATGTCTATAAGGACCGTCAGGCACCTCCACAGTATCTGGACTGGTCCCGAAAGTGGATCTCGGGCGTCCACCATGTCCTCAAACCAAATGGAACATTCTGGCTGGCAATTGGCGACGACTATGCAGCAGAACTGAAGCTCCTCAGTCAGGAGATCGGGTTTCATTGCCGTAGCTGGGTGATTTGGTACTACACGTTCGGCGTGAATTGCAAACTCAAATTCAGTCGCTCACATACGCACATCTTCCACTTTGTGAAGAACGCTAAGAACTTCACCTTTAATGGACCTGAAATCGCAGTCCCCTCTGCGCGGCAAACCGTCTATGCGGACGCCCGCGCCAACAAGAGCGGACGCCTGCCAGACGATACCTGGATTCTGCGTCCTCAGGATCTCGTCGAGGGGCTGACTCCCGAAGAAGACACCTGGTACTTTCCGCGTGTGGCTGGCACGTTCAAAGAGCGAGAAGGTTTCCACGGTTGTCAGATGCCGGAGCAGCTGCTGGGACGGATCATCAAAGTCAGCTCAAACCCCGGCGAACTGGTACTGGATCCGTTCAGCGGCAGTGCCACGACCGCAGCGGTCGCTAAGAAATTGCGGCGCAATTTTCTCGCCTTTGACATCAGCGAAGAATACATCGCACGAGGGCTGACGCGTCTCGCCAAAATCAACCCGGGGGATGTACTGGACGGAGCCCCCGAACCCAAAGTCAGCGCTCCCGCCACTCCCACGGAACCAGTCAAACGCGCTCGCGCTGTGAGGAAAAAGGAACCCAAAAACGATTCAAGTCTGTTCAATTAG
- a CDS encoding C-terminal binding protein, with translation MSSALRVLLTDRAWPDAEIEKKILGAARAELVEATATDEATLIGLAKDVDAIATNWAHVTEAVIRSAPRCRIVARLGIGIDNIAVSTATELGIPVTNCPDYCVSEVSDHALGLLLACARQIGFFHLRTKRGEYDLSAAGPMRRLSGQTVGLVGLGNTARELVPKLRALGLTVLSHTRSGADYGTGCRMVSLKELCEQSDYISIHAPLVPETRHLFNAERLRWMKPTAYLINTSRGGLIDPAALWEALQKNVIAGAALDVFEPEPPDLNDPLYQDERVIVTPHAAFVSQESLDQMRTQAMNQVVQALRGERPDNLVNPTYQA, from the coding sequence ATGTCGAGTGCTTTACGTGTGCTGTTGACGGACCGTGCCTGGCCTGATGCGGAGATTGAAAAGAAGATTCTGGGGGCCGCCAGGGCAGAACTGGTTGAAGCAACTGCCACGGATGAAGCGACACTCATTGGCCTGGCAAAAGACGTTGACGCCATTGCGACAAACTGGGCTCACGTGACCGAAGCGGTTATTCGAAGTGCACCTCGTTGCCGCATCGTCGCCCGGTTGGGGATCGGCATCGACAATATCGCCGTTTCTACGGCAACCGAACTGGGAATTCCGGTCACGAACTGTCCGGATTACTGCGTATCAGAGGTTTCCGACCACGCACTGGGGCTGCTGCTGGCATGTGCACGGCAGATCGGCTTCTTCCATCTGCGAACAAAGCGGGGAGAATACGATCTGAGTGCTGCCGGACCGATGCGGCGACTCTCGGGGCAGACCGTGGGTCTGGTCGGTCTGGGAAATACCGCCAGAGAACTCGTTCCCAAGTTGCGCGCGTTGGGGCTGACAGTACTGTCTCACACACGATCGGGGGCGGACTACGGCACGGGCTGTCGCATGGTTTCGTTGAAGGAGCTTTGCGAACAGAGCGATTACATTTCAATCCATGCTCCACTCGTCCCCGAAACGCGGCATCTGTTCAATGCCGAGCGGCTGAGGTGGATGAAGCCAACAGCCTATCTCATCAACACGTCGCGCGGCGGATTGATCGACCCCGCAGCACTCTGGGAAGCCCTGCAGAAGAATGTCATCGCCGGAGCGGCCCTTGACGTGTTCGAGCCCGAGCCACCGGATCTCAATGATCCCCTCTATCAGGACGAGCGGGTGATTGTCACACCCCACGCCGCATTTGTGTCGCAGGAGTCACTTGATCAGATGCGGACGCAGGCGATGAATCAGGTTGTTCAAGCCCTGCGCGGTGAGCGACCGGATAATCTGGTCAATCCGACCTACCAGGCATAG
- a CDS encoding cysteine desulfurase-like protein, whose translation MGSATDFPIDWCRNQFPALRRTVSGHPAAYFDGPGGSQVPSRVAESIGNYLLHTNANRGGQYATARESDELLESAHETLAVFLNAAHPESIIFGANMTTLTFALSRALSRTWQAGDEIVVTRLDHDGNVTPWVLAAQDAGAVVRYVDFHKSDCTLDLADLYSKLSDRTRLVAVGCASNLVGTLNPVQEICKRAHSVGAQVFLDAVHYAPHSLPDVEEWGCDWLACSAYKFFGPHVGVLYGKRDLLTSLTPYKLRPVTETLPGRWMTGTQNFEGIAGTKSAVEYLAALGQQVDNSATSLRDRLRSAYAAIGTYERNLSAKLINGLLTIPELKVFGLTSPDRLADRTPTVSFVHDRFKAIDVADRLGQEGLFVGHGNFYALQVTENLGLEPDGVIRVGLMHYNTSGEIDRLLNALQSL comes from the coding sequence ATGGGTTCAGCCACCGACTTTCCGATTGACTGGTGCCGAAATCAGTTTCCTGCACTTCGCCGCACAGTCTCCGGCCACCCTGCGGCCTATTTTGATGGACCGGGGGGAAGCCAGGTCCCATCACGCGTCGCCGAATCGATTGGAAATTACCTTCTCCACACCAACGCCAATCGGGGCGGACAGTACGCAACTGCCCGAGAGAGTGACGAGTTGCTGGAGTCGGCGCACGAGACGCTGGCAGTCTTTCTCAACGCGGCTCATCCTGAATCCATCATCTTCGGCGCGAATATGACGACGCTCACCTTCGCCCTCAGCCGCGCCCTCAGTCGAACATGGCAGGCCGGTGACGAAATCGTCGTGACTCGTCTGGACCATGATGGCAATGTCACTCCGTGGGTGCTCGCGGCACAAGACGCGGGAGCCGTTGTCCGGTATGTCGATTTTCACAAATCCGATTGCACACTCGACCTGGCAGACCTGTATTCGAAACTTTCCGACAGGACCCGATTGGTCGCCGTGGGCTGCGCATCGAATCTCGTCGGAACCCTGAATCCAGTTCAGGAAATCTGTAAGCGAGCACACTCCGTTGGAGCCCAGGTCTTTCTGGATGCCGTCCACTATGCCCCGCACAGTCTTCCCGACGTCGAAGAGTGGGGCTGCGACTGGCTGGCCTGTTCGGCCTATAAGTTCTTCGGCCCCCACGTCGGCGTCCTGTACGGAAAACGGGACCTGTTAACGTCGCTGACTCCGTACAAGCTGCGGCCCGTCACCGAAACGCTGCCCGGTCGGTGGATGACGGGAACCCAGAACTTCGAAGGAATCGCAGGAACGAAGAGTGCCGTCGAATACCTGGCAGCCCTGGGACAGCAGGTCGACAATTCCGCCACATCACTCAGAGATCGATTACGCTCAGCGTATGCGGCCATCGGCACCTACGAGCGTAATCTGAGTGCAAAGTTGATTAATGGGTTGCTGACAATTCCCGAACTGAAGGTCTTTGGACTGACGAGCCCTGATCGTCTCGCCGATCGCACCCCCACGGTCAGTTTTGTGCACGACCGGTTTAAAGCGATTGACGTCGCTGACCGACTGGGGCAGGAGGGACTGTTCGTCGGCCACGGTAACTTCTACGCGCTTCAAGTGACCGAAAACCTGGGACTCGAACCTGACGGCGTCATTCGTGTCGGATTGATGCACTACAACACGTCTGGCGAAATTGACAGACTGCTTAACGCATTGCAATCGCTGTAG